Within the Sulfurihydrogenibium sp. genome, the region GTATAATCACATAGTTTTTGTCCTATATTTCAGGTGAGGAATTAGATAAAAGTAGGAGATTCTTTGTCGGCCGTAGAATGACGCCATTCGGAAGTCCTTGTCATCCTGAGACTGTAAAGCCGAAGGATCTCATTTTTTGATTTTTGACTTGAAAGAAAAGTATGAAATTCTTCGTTTCGCTCAGAAATTACGGTGTGGATTTTTGAAACAGCCACAATTTATGAATTGTTTTGTACGGAAGTTCATGAACTGCATAGCATTTGCCAATTTGTTTAAATTTCTCAGTTTTGAATTCTTTGATAAAAAAGGGAAGTCAGCCGGTGGCCAACTTCCAAAATTCTTGCAGGAGGCTATTCTTGAAGAAAAAACGCAGCAGGAGCTATAAGTGATATTAAAAATTTATGCCAATTTTCTATTGTGTAAATACAAACGCTTTTATATTTTACTGTCCAAAAAAGAACAAAAACTGTCCGATTTGGAACAAAAGAGGTGAGATTTTGGAGCCTTTTTCTAAAAAATTTTTAAAATAGATGAGTAAAGCCAGTTATAAATGCCATCTAAAAAATATTTCAAATAAATGTTGGGGTGACGAATTAGGTAAAAGTAAGAGATTTTTTACTTTGCTCAGAATGACAACTTTACTTTCGTAAGGGTGATTCATGAATCGCCCCTACTTTTCCACTTTATTTTTCATCCTGAGGACGCAAGTCGGAAGGATCTTCTTTGATTTTTTGACTCGAAAAGAAAAATAGTAGATTCTTCGCTTCGCTCAGAATGACCGTGTGGATTTTTAGAACAGTTTCAATTTTCCACAAGTACATAATAATTTGAAAAACCTATTTTTACTCAATCTTACTGCTAATTAGAACACCATCTCTTAAAGGAATTAATACGCTAAAAAACTCTTTATTTTTAAACATATACTCATTAAATTCTTTAATTTTTACTGTTTTTTCATCAGGATTATCTTGTGCAACTTTGCCATACCATAGCGTATTATCAGCGATAACTAAACTACCAACTTTAAGATTGTCTTTTAACGTTAAAATAGCTTCAAGATATTTAGTTTTTTCTAAATCCAGAAATAAAATATCAATATCTTTATACTCTTTTGCTATTTCAATAGCATTTCCTACTCTAAACTCAGCTTTATCTAACAAACCAAATCTTTCAAAATACGATTTTGCCATAGATAGGTTTCTTTCTTGATAGTCTGTTAGTACAACCTTCCCGCCATTCATAGCTTTTGCAAAATAATAAGCAGAATATCCATAACCAGAACCAAGCTCTACAACTAATTTTGGATTTTTTAACTTTGTAATTAGATAAATCAGCCTTCCAACTGTCCTATCAATAATAGGGAAGTCATTTTTGTGAGCATAGTCTTCCATTTCTTTTAAGATTTCTTCATCTTCAATGAAGGCAATTCTGTTTAACTGTTCTATGTAAGCTTCTACTTGCGGATTTAGTATATTCATAGGCTAAATTTTATCATATCTTATAAGATGCTATAATATTTTTAATCATATACGCTTAGGGTGAGAAATTACATCTAAAAAACTCCTTGGCGGTAGTTAAAATTGTAATAGCAAAAAATTCCACCAAGGAAGTAAAAATGCAAAACTCTAATCTTTATTTTACACTATTTCAAAAAATCTATGAGCATTTAACTAAGAGTGTTCCAAAATTCTTGTAAACCTACCTTTCCGTGTCATCCTGAGGACGAAGTCCGAAGGATCTCTTTTTTGATTTTTGATCTTGAAAAGAAAAATAGGAGATTCTTCGCTTCGCTCAGAATGACAATTTTGATTTTTGGAACAGCCTCGCATCTAACTATACTTTTAAACATCCAACCAAAAAAGAAAGCAGGTAGACCATCTAAGGTATCTGATTTACAACTTGCAGCTTTATATATCACATCCTACATTTCAAACACTCCTATTCTTACACTTTCCAGATTTCTAATTTGTCCTTCTATTCAATCTTGGCATCTGTTTAGAAAATCAAAATCAGAGAGAGTTTACAAAATCCTTAGAGAATATTGGCTAAGAAGAGTCACGATTTATTCTATGGACTTTTAGTTATGGTGGTTTGTGATGAAGACGGTATGGTTTATGATATATGGTTTCATCCAGCAAGCTATCATGAAGTAAGGTTGTTAAGAATGAGACACAAAATGAGTAAATGGTTTAGATTCTTGTTGCTTATCTATATGTATATGCTGTTGGTTATAGCTTTTTAAGAAAAAGTAGATTATGGAAGTAATTTCTTGCCCAAGGTATAGAAATATAGCTATTATAAATTCATCTTTGTAGTTTCTTGGTCTACTTCTTTGACCATATTTCTTTTCTTTATGTTTAATCTTTTTAAAAATTAAAAAATCTTTTTGTAAGCTTATAGATTTGCCTGAAAGATATTCCTGTTTTTCTCATGTAAACATTCCATTTTTTGACTTCCTATTTTGCAAATGGTAATAGTTTGATTATTAGTTCAACAGCATCTTTATTTATGAAAATTATCAAAAAGGCAAGAATCAAAAACATGATTGTAAATTTCTTGTCAAGTTTTAACACTTCTTTTTCAATTTTAGCTTCAAGCTCGGTTTT harbors:
- a CDS encoding O-methyltransferase codes for the protein MNILNPQVEAYIEQLNRIAFIEDEEILKEMEDYAHKNDFPIIDRTVGRLIYLITKLKNPKLVVELGSGYGYSAYYFAKAMNGGKVVLTDYQERNLSMAKSYFERFGLLDKAEFRVGNAIEIAKEYKDIDILFLDLEKTKYLEAILTLKDNLKVGSLVIADNTLWYGKVAQDNPDEKTVKIKEFNEYMFKNKEFFSVLIPLRDGVLISSKIE